The sequence CGGGAATTACGAACTGGATTTTGCAGGAACCTCTAATACTTCAAAGGCTTCAACCACAGAATGACTTTGACTTGACCCTTGCCCTGTATGGACCTTAAACACTTTTTAACAATTTTTACCCACTCGATTACACGAAGGCCCGTTTTTTTAATGGGCAAACCATGGTTTCATTTTCATTGGGGGGTGATTTAGTATGAAGCACCTATTTTACGTTCTGTATGTATTGATATATACAGGGGCGGTTTTTGTGTGCGGTATGTTTGTGGGGCAGTTCTTCGAAAGATCCTGGGCGAGGCGAGAACAAGAAGCGAGAGTCAAATCCTTAAATGAGCATGAAGAAACAATGGGTGTGCAAATTCCTGAAACCAATGTTGCCATGACCCGAGAAAGAGAATAGTGTTGTTCCTCTAAAAAAGAGGGGAAAAATAACCCGGTTCTTTTTCCATTAGTTACGTTAACACCCGCGAAAATTTTCTGGTTTAATGATAGGCTTCTAATTATCCTTTCTTCTTGCACCCTAGCGGGGCATCCTCAATTCATCAGGTCTTTCCTGGCGTGTCCCAAAAAGTCAGAAAACATTTTAATTTAAAATTTCTTTTTCGTTTACGGTCCATTAAGGGGTTGGTTTAAAAGAAATGAGTAATCTTTTTAAGGTTATTTACCTGGTTCTGGTCTTTGCTATTGTGGGAATTTTGTATATCGGAATATATCAATCAGAGCCTCCCGCAGAACAGTTTTCAAAAAACGCAGGTCAAGAAGAATCAAAAGAATTTAAATCCATTGCCGCTCAACGAAAGGAAATTGAAGAGAAAACCCGGGAAGCCGAAAAACGAGTGGAAAATGCCAAGATAGACCCTGAATTTGAGACCATGGTTTTGGTTTCCGCCGGGAAATTTACCATGGGATCCGATAAGGGTTCCGCTATGGAGCAGCCTGCCCGAGAAGTTTATTTAGATGCTTTTTATATCGACAAGTACGAAGCAACCTTTACTCAGTTTTATTCATTTATCGCTGCTACTCAATATCCGAGAAAACCCCGATTAGCGGGCTACCTGGCTGTTGATCCTAAAGGAATTCCCGTTTTATTGAATCCTTACAGTCCGGTGGTGGGGGTTTCATGGGATGATTCCATTTCCTATTGCGCTTGGAAGGATAAGCGTCTTCCAACAGAGGCAGAGTGGGAAAAGGCGGCAAAGGGAATGGACCAGAGGGAGTGGCCATGGGGAAATGAGGAAAATCCAAAATTTGCCAATCTGGTGGGGGAGATAGACGGATTTGAATATTCATCTCCCGTGGGGAGCATTCGAGAAGACCGGAGCCCCTTTGGTGCTTATGATATGGCTGGAAATGCAATGGAGTGGGTGTCCAGTTGGTTTAGAGAAGATTATTATCGCTTAATGCCGGAATTAAACCCAAAAGGACCCGCCGAAGGGGACATGCGGGGCATCCGAGGTGCTTCCTGGCATGATTCAATTTTGAGAGCAAAGACTACCATTCGTTTTAAAACGAGCCCGACCTATCGAGATGTGACCATAGGTTTTCGTTGTGCAAAATCTAAAAATTGAAAGCACCCCATTGCCGTTTTGATTTTGGTAACAACGTATTATTTTTATGTTTCCGTTAACCTAAAAGCGGAGCGGAAAAGAGAAAAATAAAAGGAGAATTTTAAGGGAAAAAGAAAATTAATTTCTCTTGACAACATGGATTTTCTGAATTAAAATCGATCCATTTTTATCACCCTTTTTTCGATTAAGAATTAGATGAAAAAGGGTAACCAAGGTACGGGAGATTAAGTTATGGATTTCTTAAAGAAAAACGCGGGCCCAATCATTTATACGTTAACAGCCGTTTTAGGCATCTATTGGTTCTATTGGTTTGGAGCCCTTTATCATTAATCGAAAAGGAATTTGGGGCATTCCCAAAAGTGAAAAATAAAAAGGTGAGAAAACATGAATAACTACATTGTTGGAACCGTTATAGGACTGGCCGTTTGGTTAAGTTATTTTACTTTTATTGATTGGTTATTAATGAAAACTCAGGGTCTTGAGTATTTTAAATTTTTCTCAAGTGTCCAACTTTAAATTTTGTGGAAGTTGATCCCCTGAAGGGAGTGGTGTAAGTCAAGAAAAATCAAGAAAGATTGGGTATAAAGAGGGATTTTCTCCTTGACTTATATTCGCGTAAAATGCTACACAGAGTTTGGTCCAGATGTGGAGAAAATAGGGGTTTAGGGAGTCATTTTTAATAAAAATTTTATGCAGAAAAAAACTGCAAATAGCACAGACTAATTAAAGGAGTAAAGCCATGAAAGTAATTCAAAGAAATAAAGCATTATGGTCCCGAATTATTTTAGGGGCTATGCTTCTCTCCCTCGTCCTTCCTCTTGCCTTGCCAGTCTATGTGGCAAATGCGCAAGAAGCGAAGGAAGCAGCGGCCCCTGAAGTGAAGATGGGGAAAGATGTGTATTTTAAGATTGAAGGGCCTATTTCAGGTCCGCCCGCCCCAACCCTCTCCCCAGAAGATTATCGCTCTACAGGCCTTCCCGCTCCGCTAGATGAAAGTCGCGTCGCCATTTGGGTTATTGCCCAGCAGCATCTCTATTTTGGAAGTTTTGTCCTGGCGGTTCCTATTTTTGTAATGATCATCGAATTCGTTGGAATGATGATCAAAGATCCTAAATTGAGTAAGCAATACGACAATCTTGCTCATGAAATGATCAGGATCAGTTTAACCGCTTATTCCGTAACCGCCATTCTTGGGGGGCTTCTCATTTTTGCCTTCGTAACGCTTTACCCGGATTTTTTTAAATACATCACCTCTCTCTTTAAAAGCTTTATGCATGTTTATGCCCTCCTGTTCCTAGCAGAAAGCGGAACGCTTTATATCTATTATTATGGTTGGGACAGAATGAGCGAGGGATTCGCAAAATGGATGCACGCGACCATGGGGATTTTGCTCAACATTTTTGGGTCAACTCTCATGATGTTGGCCAATTCGTGGGCCAGCTTTATGATGTCCCCATCCGGTGTTGACGAAAAAGGGCAGTTTTTAGGGAATATTTGGGCTGTATTGCACAATGCGTTATGGAACCCTTTAAACGTTCATCGGATTATAGGAAACATGGTTTTTGGTGGTGGAATCGTTGCAGCCTACGCGGCTTATAAATTCCTTTCAAGCAATACCCGTGAAGAAAGGGCCTACTACGACTGGATGGGTTACATTGCCATGTTTCTCGCAGTGGCCTCATTGATCCCTCTCCCTTTCGCCGGATATTGGTTGATGCGCGAAGTTTATTCTTACAGGCAGCAAATGGGGATTACATTGATGGGAGGGCTTCTTGCATGGCTCTTTATTATACAGGCTGTCTTAATCGGCGCTCTTTTCTATACCACGATCTACTATTTATTCAACGGGATGCAGCGAATGAAAGGAGCCGAGCGGTACCAGAAAGTCATTAAGTATGCTTTGTTTGGAATGACCGCAGCCTTTCTGGTTTGGCTGACACCCCACACCCTCGTCATGAAAGCTCAGGAACTAAAAGCCATTGGGGGGCAGCAGCACCCTGTCATCGGAAATTATGGTGTGATGTCGGCTAAAAACGGGGCAGTGAATACGATGATTATGATTACCATTATTGTATTCATTATATATCAAAGGGCTAATAAAATTATTACGGTGAGTTGGGAAAAGCTGGGTAACTCCCTGATTATAACGTTGTTTGGTGTTGCCTTGGTAAACAATTGGTGGCTGGCTATATATGGCTATTACATACCCGCAAATGTGAGGGTGGGCCTATCGGTTCCACAGGTCATGGGGACTCTCACCTGCTTGTTCGTTGGGACTGGATTGAATATCGCCATGTTGAAAGGCGCTAAATCAACAGGGCCTGTTTTATGGGGTCAAATTTCAGTAAGATCCCAATACGCGCTGTTCGCTTTGGCGGTTTCCTTTACCTGGTTAATGGCATTAATGGGATACATCCGATCGTCAGTTCGTTTATTCTGGCATTCGATGGAAGTTTTTCGTGACGCTTCTCCATGGGCTTTTACCCATACCATCGGATTTGCGGCAAATGTCATGTCGTTTAACGTGATGATTTTTTGGTTCTTTACCCTATTTGTTTTTTGGCTGGGAGAGCTGTCTATCCACAAAGAGATCCCCGTAATGGCTGAATTGGAGAAAGAAAAACCAATTGGGAAGCCTGCAATTGCAGGGGGAGAAAAATAAATAATTTTAAAAAGCTAATAGAAACCATAACATTGCCAGAACCATTTTACTGAGAATAGGTTTATTCTGGCCTTAAGAAAGCGGGAGACTAAGACGTGACACAATATATGACCGCATTATCAATTCTCTTTATTTCTTTGTTTTTGATGTTTTTGGGATACCTTTTCCCTAGGAACAGGACAATCCTAACGAGCATCGGTTTTTTTATTTTAATGACCGGTGGGTTTGCATCCTATTCAAATTGGCTCCCGCAAACCAGGGGTGAGGTTCCGCCAATTGAACAAGAAAAGGTAGGAGATGTCACAACGATGTCCATTGAGGATCTTTCCGCATTGGGAGAAAAAACCATTTTTGGTAAGGTTGGGGGATTGGCTGAAAGGGGCGTGGGTAAAGGCCAATGCCCATTGTGCCATACCTTCAAAGCGGGAGATATTGGGGATAGAGCCCCAAACCTGATCGGAATTGGCCCTAGGGCTGGAGAGCGTGTTAAAGAGGAAAGATATTCAAATTTTAAAACCAAACAAGATGAGTCTTTCCAAGGAAGCGGGAGAGCCACTAAGGCGGTGGAGTACATTGCAGAGTCCCATACCTGCCCATCATGCTATGTTGTTTCGGGGTTCGGAGACAAAGGAACTGGTGATACAAGCAGCCCGATGCCGAAGGTCCACAAAGCCCCTATAGGGTTGAGTATTCCGGAATTAGTGGCAGTTGATGTTTGGATGTTCCATAGGGAGGGTGAAGATGTCCCTCCGATTGAGGAAATCCAAGCTGCTTATGAAAAATTCATTCCGGAAGAGGAAAGAATAACCGAAGCCCCTCCAGCGGAAGGAGCGGTAACAGGGATTGATCCAAAAACATTGGTCCTTAAAGAGGATGAGCCTGCCACCATCGTGCAAAAAATGGGGTGCGCAGCATGCCATAGAATTCCAACGATTGATTTTGCCAAAGCGGGCGTTATTGGACCCTTATTGACGGAAGGAACCAATGCCGCAAGAAGAATTAAATCTCCTGAATATCGGGAAGCGGTAAAAGCAGGGAAAGCCGGAGCTACAACCCCGAAGGATTACGTCATTGAATCTATCATGGACCCAAGTGCTTTCATTGTTTCCGGGTTTCCCGCTCCAGGAGGTAAAAGCATGATGCCTCCCAATTTTGCTGAAAAGTTTACCTATGCCGGAGTCAGTAAAATGGCGGATTTCTTGCTGTCTTTGGATGTTGAGACCGCCAAAAAAGAAGGCCTGGACCGGTCTCCAATGGAAAAAGAGGGAACTCTTTTTCCAGCTAAAACCGGGCTAATTAATCAAATAAAAGATGAAAAGTTAGCCTCGGTTTCACCTGACCAAGGGTAAATTTTAGAATTAAATTTAATTGAATTTTTTGAAAATTTTTTAAGGAGGTCATTGAAGTGATTATATTTAAGGATTTTTGGGTGGCTGGAATAATGCCCATGCAATTGCTTTTTACATTGACTGCCGCTGCAATTTTGTATGTGGTTATTAATTACTTCCTTAAGAAGGCGGGGAAGGGAATTAGCATGTTTGGGCAATCCATTTTAATTTGGTTTGGTGCCCTGTTCATTTTAAGGTACGTGGTTTTTCCTCCGCTCCCCATGGCGCTAATTTACACGTACATGGGCCTTATCACCATTGTGCTTTTCCTTCTTGTATCCGCTGATGATAATTCTTGGGAGGAGTTTAAACGGCCCATCTTAAAAACCTTAAAAGACAACGCTGGTCCCTATAAAACGGCCCGATTTGCCACTTTTATTATTCTCCCTGCCGCTTTAGGTTATGGAACTTTTGATTTTATGTATCCTAAGTTTGAGGAGCCAATTGAACTGCGAACGGTTCATCCCGCACCTCCCGCTTCAATTAAAGTGGATACATTTGTTGATAAAAAGAAAACGAAATTTACCCTTCAATCCGCCAGAAACCCATTTCGAATAGATGATGAGGGGGAATATTCGGAAGAGGTCCAGGTTGAATATCAGAATGGGAACCCCTGGGCGGAGGATGCATCTCAATATCTTCAGTATGTGCGAGAAGGGGGGGGGATCTTTTTTCAAAATTGCCATTTTTGCCATGGAGATAATTTAGACGGGAGAGGAATGTTTGCATTTGCTTTTAACCCGATCCCGGCAAACTTTACGGATCCTGGGACCATCGCCCAGTTACAGGAAACTTTTGTTCTGTGGAGGGTTTCCAAAGGAGGTCCTGGGTTGCCAACGGAAGGTTTCCCTTGGGCGTCGGCGATGCCCCCATGGGAGCAGCATCTTACAACGGATGAAATGTGGAAGGTTATTTTGTTTGAGTTTTGGAAAACCGGTTATTATCCTCGGACATGGGAATAATTTAGAGAGAGGGTTGTTGAAATGGCTTATATAAAAGCATTAAGTTGGAAAAGAAGGTTCGTTGGATTAATTTTTGGAATCGCCCTTCTAACTTTTACGGGGGGAGCTTGGGTCGTTGCTCAGGAAGAAAAACCTGCGGCTCCTGGGGTAGGGAAAGGGCGTCCAGCGCCAGCTTCGAAAGAGGATTTAGAATTAGGGGAAAAGGTTTATTTTTTAAGATGTGTATGGTGCCATGGTCCTAAAGGCGCGGGAGACGGGCCTGGTGCGGATCGATTATGGCCAAGGCCTCGAGATTTTACCCAAGGAACCTTTAAGATCCGTCATACAGGCACCGGTGAATTACCCACCGAGCAGGATTTGTTTTTAACCGTGACCAATGGATTGCCTGGGTCTGCAATGCCTTCCTGGGATTCGGTTCTTTCGGAGAAAGAAAGACGGGCGGTGGTTCGTTTTGTCATGACGAAACTTGTGGCAGACCGTGATTTTCAAGACACTGAATTTGAAGAGTATAATGTAATCGATTACGGTAAACAGGTTCCAACTTCCCCTGAAAGTATTGAAGCCGGAAGAGAGGTTTTTCTGAAATCGGGAAAATGCGTGGAATGCCATGGGCCCGAAGGCCGGGGGGATGGAAATGCAACCCAGAAAGATGAATGGGGGTTCCCTATTTTACCGGCTGATCTTCACAAATGCTGGAACTTTAGGGGCAATCGAAGGGATCCCTATAACCCGGCAAATGTGTTTAGGGAGGTTTCTACTGGGTTAAATGGAACACCCATGCCAAGTTTTGGTGAGACCTTATCCATTGAAGAGCGATGGCACGTAGCAAATTTTGTTATTTCCCTTTGTGAAAGAAAAGACAAAATTCCTGGGGCTCTTCCCATGGCAATGGATCCCTTAACCGATAAGCCGGTTATCAGTTTTGTGGTGAAATCGGTTTATACGGAGGGGGAGATTCCCGGCGATTTTGATGACCCCGAATGGCAAAGAGCCCCTGCAACATTTGTTGGGTTCGGTTCTCAAATTATTCACAAACCTCGGAACTTTGTTCGTTTAGTGGATGACGTTTGGGTTCGATCTTTGTATACCGATAATGAAATTGCTTATAAGTTCGAGTGGAATGATCGAAACAAAAGCGAAATGGAGCCGGAAGCTAAAAAGAAAGTGCCGAGGGAGATTCCTCCGGCTGGAGACCCGGTGGCCAAGCAGGGGGTTAGAAATTGGCCTGTATTCAATGACGGTATTGCGATTCAATTTCCGGCAAAATGGCAAAGCCTTTCACCGCCTGTGAAACCCAGGTTTATTTTTGGTGATTCCACAAATTCCGCGGACATTTGGAAATGGGAATCCGATGGTTCCATCACGGAATACATCGGAACGGGAGCCTTGGAACCTTTAGAGGCGCGCCCAACGAAAAATGTCAACGTTCCAGCGGCTGAATTTAAAAATGGCCAATGGCGTGTTATCATGAAACGAGCCTTGACTACGGATAATATGGAGAATGATGTCCAATTTGAAACCGGGAAGTATATCCCCACGACCTTTTTTGCCTGGGACGGGCATAATGGTGATCATGGTTTGAAAATGTCCATTTCAACCTGGTATTACACCATTTTAGAACCACCGGTTCCAAACAATGTATTTGTATATCCTTTTATTGTAGTGGCTGCAGTTATCGGACTGGAATGGTGGGTTCGAGCCAAGTTTGGTAAAAATAACGGGGATTCTTAAAACGCCCTGGGTATTTAAAAAGCTGCTTTTTAAAAAGGCAAACCGGAAAAGGTTTGCCTTTTTTTTTAATTTTTGTATAGAAAAGTTGTGATTATTTCCGAGATTTCCTTTGGTTTTTCCTGAATTAAAGCATGGCCTGTATCCTTTAAATAAACAAGATGACTTTTCGGAATAGCTTTTCCGAGGTCAAATTGAAATTCACGAGGTATCAAAGGGTCAAATTCAGGGGCGAGAATTAAGGTTGGGTTACGGATTTTATTTAAAAAGGGGGTAAGGTCCGGTTGGGAATCCTTAAATTGAAGTAAGCTTTTAAGGGCTTGGGTAGAACGGTGAATTTCCTCTTTCTCTTTCCGGTTTAATTTAGCGTACGCTTTTTTTCTTTTAACCTCAGGGTCAAAATATAATAGGTCTAAAATTTCCTTGTATTTCAACCCTCCAATATTTTGTATGGGGAGTTCTTTGAACGGATGTGATGAAGTTGCGACTAGGATAAGTTTTTGGACCAGGTTTGGAAAAGAAAGGGCCAACTGCAGGGCAATCCACCCTCCCATGGAATATCCAAGTAGGTAAAAAGTCTCTGAATCCAAAACCTCCATTAAACATTTAATGAACGGGGGCAGGTCCTCAATCCTCTGAATTTCTGGATCTATTTCGGAAGCCCCAAATCCAGGATAATCAAGTGACGTAACAGGGGTCCCTTCCGCTAAAAGAGGGAAGATTTCATTGAAATCTCTTGCTTGTCCTCCCGCTGAAGGCAACAATAAGAGGGGGTGCTTTCCATTAGAGGATTGAAATAGACGGACGGAGATTCCCCGAACCCTTAGCAATGTTTCAATCATTTATTTATTCAGAACTTCCCAGGAGGTCATCGATTAAGGGTCTGTTATAATCTGTACAATTTGGGCAGAGTTCGTGAAGGACCTCATCGCTTTGAGAAATGCCGTTGGTTACCCAGTTTTCTTTTTGGAGATATGAGACGCATTCATCGCAAATAACCAAAAAACCTCTGGAAACCCTGATATTATGACCTGGCATCTTTTTATCCTCCTTTTTTTATTTGATTATTAACGATCCTTTTGGGAATTCTTTATGAATTGGTAAGCGGCGATCAGCTTTCTTAATTGGGGTTCATTACTCCGGTCGCCCCCGCGGGTGTCGGGGTGAAGTTCCTTAATAAGGCGACGGAAAACCTGGGTGACTGTTCTGAGGCTACTTTCACGGGATATCCCTAAGGTTTCATAGGCTTCTTGGATATTGGTTATTTCGTTTTTGTATACCCCCCCCTCTGTTTCCTTTTGCCATTGCCTGAAAAACTCAAAAAAATTAAATTTCCTTCTTAGCCGTCTTGGGCGACCTGTGATTTCATGATCCAAATCCTCAAAGGTAAATTCTAGGTAGGCAATTCTTTCCTGTAACTTTTTAAACCCATAGGCATCATCGGTTGATTCGATTTCTTTGATTATTTTAATAAATAACTGTTCAAATTCCTGGAGCCTTTCTTCAAAACGGAAATATTCATCCATATTTTCCTGTAGAAAACGGTCGAAGGCGTGGGCCATTGAATCCTGGACTCGGAATTGCAACTCTTCCACCTTTCTATTAAGTTTTTTCCTTAGAAGGGGAGTCATTCCTAGCCTTTTTGGGGGTGGGTTTCATTATGGGAAAAATATTAGAATTCCCAAATGATATCATATAGATCTGGCTTCATCAAGGAAAAGGTTTGACCTTATTTTCCCCTTGAATGGAGCCTTGCGAGCGGGTAGAATGTGATAGAGGAGGGGTTAGAAAATGAAAAAAGCTTTTATTTTTTTCTTCTTATTTTTATTGTTTTTTATGCAGTCTCAAGATGCAAAAGCTCTTATTTTGAGATCGGTTGCAGATATTTCTTTGGGAATGAGTATCAAGGATTTTAGGGAGCGTTTCTCCAATGAAGAAGTGACCGATTCATTTGCACTTTTGAAGGGTGATCGGGTTTTTGCAATTAACAAAGGCACAAAAGATGTTGAAACTTTTTTAGGTTCCTTTTACGATGGAAAGCTATACAAAATTGAGGTGGTCTATACCCTTCCCTATTCTAACCAGGTTCCCTGGAAAGTTTTTGTCAAGGGGGCGATTCAGGAGTTTGGACCCGGGAAACAACTTGAAACAACAGCAGGACCAGTTCTCATGTGGGGAGATGAAGAAAGTAGCTTGAAAATGGAACGAAGAAGGTTAAAAGGGGGAAAATTTAGGTATGTTCTATCTATTTTAGATAATGCCATTTTTCTTTCTAGGGGGGAGAACTGTTCTTCTCAACCATTCAAGGTGTAATGCCGAATGCCGTGAAATTTCGAAAAGGTGTAGAAGGGCCTGTCATTTAGGTTGACTAAGAGGCTACACTTTGTTATATTGCCAAGTCAATTTGGGATTTTTCCTTTAGTAATCATGGAGTGGAACGTAATGAGTGGGAAAACCAAAAAAGAACATAAGGAAAAGAAGGGTCAAAGATACGAAAACATCCGGCAAGACTTGGAGCGGCAGCGGAACTCGCTTTTAGCTGAAGCGGGAGTGATTATCGGGGGAGGCCTCAACGCGGAAAAGGAGAACTTTCCGGATTTGGGGGATCAAGCTTCTGCGGAAGCTAATCAAAATTTTACCCTTCGCCTCCGTGAACGCGAGCAAAAACTTCTGAAAAAAATAGATGAAGCCATAGACCGGATCAAAAATGGAACCTTTGGAATCTGCGAAAGCTGTGAAGAGGAAATTGGCATCAAGCGTTTAAAAGCCCGACCGGTAACAACCCTTTGCATTGAATGCAAAACAAAGCAGGAAGAAGAAGAAAAAATTCGTCAATAAATAATTGAAACGTTGAAAACCTGGAAAGGGGCTTGAATAGGGTTTTTATTTTGAGTCTCTTTTGTTTCTTTTGATGGCCTACAAAACAGTATTTTATCCTCTTCCCCCTTTTTTAAAACCCTCTGAAAACGGCGTTCTGGTTTTTCTCCCCATTGGGATTTGAAAAAGGCACTCGGTTTTTGGGTGAAAATCACAGTCTTAGGGCCGCTCTTTTCTTCCTGCCTCCGCAGCCGGCATACAATCAGTTGACCATTGTAGGGCTTTGGAACGACTGATTAGGTCTTTCATTTTGGACCGGACCTCCTTGCGTTTTTGTTGAAGGCCTTTTTCTCCTTCAGGGGTTGAAGGAGTAATATCAGAGGTCACCTCAAGAAAATCAGGAAGGAGTTCTTCCAAATCAGCCAGTAGTCCTAGAGTCTTTTTTAGCTTTTGTTTCTCATTCATTTTTTTCCTTCGATGAAATAATTTCTAGTCCATTCAATTTCTATTCTTCTGATCAAGTTGTTACCATCCTTTTGAAAAAAATCCATTCTTGATGTTTTTTGGAATAGACCAAACCCTTTTTTATGAATCGTTTTGTGATCATCATTTTTCAATGATACCTTCTCAATAACGGAAAAGGTTAATTCCTTTTTAGATTCTCAAAAATGGCGCGGGTGGCGGGAGACCGGTTTAAGGTATAAAAATGAATTCCCGGAGCTCCTTGATTTAAGAGCTCCATGCATTGATCGGTTGCATATTGGATTCCCAGATCCAAAACAGCTCTTGGATTCGTTTCTACTTTATGAAGTTTTTCCCTCAAACCTGGAGGTATGGTTGCCCCGCACATGGAGGTGAAGCGCTCCACCTGGGCAACATTGGTGATGGGCATGACGCCCGGAATAATTGGGGTTTCAATTCCTGCATTGGAGGCTCGTTGAATCAAATCGAAATAATAACGGTTATCAAAAAAGAGTTGTGTGATTAGGAAATCCAATCCGGATTTTACTTTAGTTTTTAAAAAAGAGATATCCGTTTCCATTGAAGGGCTTTCTGGATGTCCCTCCGGAAATGCAGCTCCCCCAAGACAAAAATCAAATCGGTCCTTAATAAATTCCGCCAGGTGATTGGCGTGGGAAAATCCATCAGGGTGGGCTTGAAAGTGGGCCTGCCCTTTTGGGGGATCCCCTCGAAGGGCAAGGACATTTTCAATTTTGTTTTCTTTGAGGGTTTTTAGAATCCTAAATATCTCTTCTTGCGGGGAACCCACACAGGTGAGATGGGCCATGGCTTCGATCCCAAGGTCATTTTTGATTCGCGATACCCAACCCACTGTTTTGTCCCGAGTACTTCCCCCTGCCCCGTAGGTGACCGAAACAAATGATGGAGACAGTTCCTGAAGGTTTTTCAAAGTTTCAAAAAGTTTTTTTTCTCCTTCATCGGTTTTTGGTGGGAAAAACTCAAAAGAAAAGATTGGCTCTTTTTTTTGAAGAAGTTGAACAATTTTCACGGTAAAGGTGCTAACCCCTCTTTGGGTTGGTTCAAATAATTGTTTTGTTTGAGGCGAAAACCATTATACCCAAATCTTTCTTTTTTTTACAGGGTAACCTTACAATGGGTTCCTTTAGATTCCCTGGACAAATAGACTCCGAAACCGTTATCATATTTTAGTCAGGG is a genomic window of Nitrospiria bacterium containing:
- a CDS encoding formylglycine-generating enzyme family protein; this translates as MSNLFKVIYLVLVFAIVGILYIGIYQSEPPAEQFSKNAGQEESKEFKSIAAQRKEIEEKTREAEKRVENAKIDPEFETMVLVSAGKFTMGSDKGSAMEQPAREVYLDAFYIDKYEATFTQFYSFIAATQYPRKPRLAGYLAVDPKGIPVLLNPYSPVVGVSWDDSISYCAWKDKRLPTEAEWEKAAKGMDQREWPWGNEENPKFANLVGEIDGFEYSSPVGSIREDRSPFGAYDMAGNAMEWVSSWFREDYYRLMPELNPKGPAEGDMRGIRGASWHDSILRAKTTIRFKTSPTYRDVTIGFRCAKSKN
- a CDS encoding cytochrome ubiquinol oxidase subunit I, with the protein product MKVIQRNKALWSRIILGAMLLSLVLPLALPVYVANAQEAKEAAAPEVKMGKDVYFKIEGPISGPPAPTLSPEDYRSTGLPAPLDESRVAIWVIAQQHLYFGSFVLAVPIFVMIIEFVGMMIKDPKLSKQYDNLAHEMIRISLTAYSVTAILGGLLIFAFVTLYPDFFKYITSLFKSFMHVYALLFLAESGTLYIYYYGWDRMSEGFAKWMHATMGILLNIFGSTLMMLANSWASFMMSPSGVDEKGQFLGNIWAVLHNALWNPLNVHRIIGNMVFGGGIVAAYAAYKFLSSNTREERAYYDWMGYIAMFLAVASLIPLPFAGYWLMREVYSYRQQMGITLMGGLLAWLFIIQAVLIGALFYTTIYYLFNGMQRMKGAERYQKVIKYALFGMTAAFLVWLTPHTLVMKAQELKAIGGQQHPVIGNYGVMSAKNGAVNTMIMITIIVFIIYQRANKIITVSWEKLGNSLIITLFGVALVNNWWLAIYGYYIPANVRVGLSVPQVMGTLTCLFVGTGLNIAMLKGAKSTGPVLWGQISVRSQYALFALAVSFTWLMALMGYIRSSVRLFWHSMEVFRDASPWAFTHTIGFAANVMSFNVMIFWFFTLFVFWLGELSIHKEIPVMAELEKEKPIGKPAIAGGEK
- a CDS encoding c-type cytochrome — encoded protein: MIIFKDFWVAGIMPMQLLFTLTAAAILYVVINYFLKKAGKGISMFGQSILIWFGALFILRYVVFPPLPMALIYTYMGLITIVLFLLVSADDNSWEEFKRPILKTLKDNAGPYKTARFATFIILPAALGYGTFDFMYPKFEEPIELRTVHPAPPASIKVDTFVDKKKTKFTLQSARNPFRIDDEGEYSEEVQVEYQNGNPWAEDASQYLQYVREGGGIFFQNCHFCHGDNLDGRGMFAFAFNPIPANFTDPGTIAQLQETFVLWRVSKGGPGLPTEGFPWASAMPPWEQHLTTDEMWKVILFEFWKTGYYPRTWE
- a CDS encoding c-type cytochrome is translated as MAYIKALSWKRRFVGLIFGIALLTFTGGAWVVAQEEKPAAPGVGKGRPAPASKEDLELGEKVYFLRCVWCHGPKGAGDGPGADRLWPRPRDFTQGTFKIRHTGTGELPTEQDLFLTVTNGLPGSAMPSWDSVLSEKERRAVVRFVMTKLVADRDFQDTEFEEYNVIDYGKQVPTSPESIEAGREVFLKSGKCVECHGPEGRGDGNATQKDEWGFPILPADLHKCWNFRGNRRDPYNPANVFREVSTGLNGTPMPSFGETLSIEERWHVANFVISLCERKDKIPGALPMAMDPLTDKPVISFVVKSVYTEGEIPGDFDDPEWQRAPATFVGFGSQIIHKPRNFVRLVDDVWVRSLYTDNEIAYKFEWNDRNKSEMEPEAKKKVPREIPPAGDPVAKQGVRNWPVFNDGIAIQFPAKWQSLSPPVKPRFIFGDSTNSADIWKWESDGSITEYIGTGALEPLEARPTKNVNVPAAEFKNGQWRVIMKRALTTDNMENDVQFETGKYIPTTFFAWDGHNGDHGLKMSISTWYYTILEPPVPNNVFVYPFIVVAAVIGLEWWVRAKFGKNNGDS
- a CDS encoding alpha/beta hydrolase; amino-acid sequence: MIETLLRVRGISVRLFQSSNGKHPLLLLPSAGGQARDFNEIFPLLAEGTPVTSLDYPGFGASEIDPEIQRIEDLPPFIKCLMEVLDSETFYLLGYSMGGWIALQLALSFPNLVQKLILVATSSHPFKELPIQNIGGLKYKEILDLLYFDPEVKRKKAYAKLNRKEKEEIHRSTQALKSLLQFKDSQPDLTPFLNKIRNPTLILAPEFDPLIPREFQFDLGKAIPKSHLVYLKDTGHALIQEKPKEISEIITTFLYKN
- a CDS encoding J domain-containing protein; its protein translation is MTPLLRKKLNRKVEELQFRVQDSMAHAFDRFLQENMDEYFRFEERLQEFEQLFIKIIKEIESTDDAYGFKKLQERIAYLEFTFEDLDHEITGRPRRLRRKFNFFEFFRQWQKETEGGVYKNEITNIQEAYETLGISRESSLRTVTQVFRRLIKELHPDTRGGDRSNEPQLRKLIAAYQFIKNSQKDR
- the dksA gene encoding RNA polymerase-binding protein DksA, which produces MSGKTKKEHKEKKGQRYENIRQDLERQRNSLLAEAGVIIGGGLNAEKENFPDLGDQASAEANQNFTLRLREREQKLLKKIDEAIDRIKNGTFGICESCEEEIGIKRLKARPVTTLCIECKTKQEEEEKIRQ
- the metF gene encoding methylenetetrahydrofolate reductase [NAD(P)H] — its product is MKIVQLLQKKEPIFSFEFFPPKTDEGEKKLFETLKNLQELSPSFVSVTYGAGGSTRDKTVGWVSRIKNDLGIEAMAHLTCVGSPQEEIFRILKTLKENKIENVLALRGDPPKGQAHFQAHPDGFSHANHLAEFIKDRFDFCLGGAAFPEGHPESPSMETDISFLKTKVKSGLDFLITQLFFDNRYYFDLIQRASNAGIETPIIPGVMPITNVAQVERFTSMCGATIPPGLREKLHKVETNPRAVLDLGIQYATDQCMELLNQGAPGIHFYTLNRSPATRAIFENLKRN